One window of Raphanus sativus cultivar WK10039 unplaced genomic scaffold, ASM80110v3 Scaffold0202, whole genome shotgun sequence genomic DNA carries:
- the LOC108849994 gene encoding cytosolic sulfotransferase 3-like codes for MEKKELWINLTEEDLTLETKTLISSLPSDEPYLGLNLCKYQGSWYYYNFLQGILNVQRGLQPQDTDIIIASFPKSGTLWLKALTVALFQRSENPSSGDDHPLLSNNPHDLVPILEMHLYRDTHKPDLTKISSSSQRLFSTHMPFHTMHEALKYSPCKVVYICRDAKDCMVSRWRFICRCLNKEEDRSILESMFESFCSGVALFGPFWDHILSYWKASLENPKHVLFMKYDEMKTDPHGQLKKLAEFLGCSFSEEEEKDGCVDEILEMCSLPTLTSLEVNMTGESVNGIDNKNHFRKGIVGDWKNYLTPEMGNKMDMIMEEKLKGSGLKF; via the coding sequence ATGGAGAAGAAAGAGTTATGGATTAACTTGACAGAAGAAGATTTAACCTTAGAAACAAAGACTctaatctcttctcttccttcaGATGAACCTTACCTCGGTCTAAACCTATGCAAGTACCAAGGTTCTTGGTATTACTACAACTTCCTCCAAGGTATCCTCAATGTCCAGAGAGGTTTACAGCCTCAAGACACAGATATCATCATCGCATCTTTCCCTAAATCCGGTACCTTATGGCTCAAGGCACTCACTGTGGCTCTTTTCCAAAGATCAGAGAACCCTTCCTCTGGTGATGATCATCCTCTTTTATCCAACAATCCTCATGACCTTGTACCGATTCTTGAGATGCATCTGTATCGCGACACCCATAAACCTGACTTGACCAAGATTTCATCGTCATCTCAAAGGCTGTTCTCTACTCACATGCCATTCCATACTATGCATGAAGCTCTCAAATACTCTCCTTGCAAGGTAGTGTACATTTGCAGGGATGCTAAGGATTGTATGGTGTCACGTTGGCGTTTCATCTGCAGGTGTCTGAACAAAGAGGAGGACAGAAGCATTCTTGAGTCTATGTTCGAGTCCTTCTGCAGCGGGGTTGCTTTGTTTGGTCCCTTTTGGGATCATATCCTGAGTTATTGGAAAGCTAGCTTGGAAAACCCTAAGCATGTTCTGTTTATGAAGTACGATGAAATGAAAACAGATCCTCATGGTCAGCTCAAGAAGCTTGCAGAGTTCTTGGGTTGTTCCTTttctgaggaagaagaaaaagatggaTGTGTGGATGAGATATTGGAGATGTGCTCTCTGCCTACGCTGACAAGTTTGGAGGTTAACATGACCGGAGAATCAGTCAATGGCATTGATAACAAGAACCATTTTCGTAAAGGGATAGTGGGTGACTGGAAGAATTATCTAACTCCAGAAATGGGGAACAAAATGGACATGATCATGGAGGAAAAACTCAAAGGTTCTGGCCTCAAGTTCTGA